TCATCTTCCTTTCATCATTCTTCTTAAAATTGAAAGAATGAGTCAACTGGCATAACAAATACCGTAGCCCCGCCAACTTCCACTTTTACAGGCTTCGGGATATAGGAATCAGCATTCCCTCCCATAGGAGAAATAGGTGCTACCATTTGGTCACGTTGACTACAATTATCACGAATAACGTTTAACACATCATCAACAAGATGATCCTCAACACCAATCATCAACGTAGTGTTTCCTTCTTTTAAAAAGCCACCTGAAGTTGAAAGTTTTGTTGTTTTATAATTATTTTCAGCTAACGCATCCGTTAATCGATTACTATCTTTATCCTGAATAACCGCTAATACCAGCTTCACTGGTTCTTCCTCCTTTATGAAAACCACGACTCATCATTACTTAATGGTGAATGTTGTTTATCTTTTCTGCTACTACACCATTAATAAGAGTCATTTTTATTTATGAAAGCGTGAAAATCAGAACCTTTTAACCTTATTATAACAAGAAACGAGAAAAGAAAAACACGACAATTTCTTATGAAAATGAAATCCCAAATCTCTATCTGTTTCTAAATGGAAGGGTTCTGACATTAATATGTTACCTTAAGTGTGTACATAAGGTAACACAATATTATATACATCCTCTAGTACCTTATCAAAAGATTGGTTCGCATTCACTACCTTTATTCTTTCGCTAAACCGATTAATTAACTTTTGATAAGCCTCATAAACGGTGTGATGGAACGTCAGATCTTCTAAATCTAGTCGATTTTGTTCTCGGAGTTTATTCTCAGCAATACGATTGATTCCTTCTTCAGGTGATAGGTCAAAAAATAGCGTGATATCTGGCATGCAATTTTCAACTGCAAACTCATTTATCTTATACACTTCTTCCACTCCTAACCCCCTGGCGTAGCCTTGATAAGCTAAACTACTATCAATAAATCGATCACAAAGTACAACTTGTCCCCCTCGAAGAGCAGGGACCACTTTTTCTACTAAATGCTGCCTTCTTGCTGCCGCATACAACAGCGCCTCTGTTCTCCCATCCATTGCTGTATGACTAGGATTTAATATAATTTGACGAATTTTTTCAGAAATCTCTATACCACCTGGCTCTCTAGTTGCCATGGTATCATATCCCTCTTGGTATAATCGCTTCTGGAGGGCTTGTAAAATGGATGATTTCCCAGCTCCTTCGCCACCTTCAAATGTAATAAAACAACCGCTCACAATCATTCTCCTTTGTTCAGTTCATGGGTTCTTATATATATGGATTCCTTTTTCTATAGAGGTCTCATTTGTTTGCACGTGTCTCTTTTGATTTAATAGCTTCTGCAATACCTTCATATGCTCAGATAAGATCCGTTCTCCCTTCATAATCAAAGGAATTCCAGGAGGATATGGAATGATGGAATGCGCTGCAATTTTGCCCTCAGCATCTTGCCATGCAACAAATTGCTTATCCATTCCTTTCAATTCATGAAATGAGTAAGGTGCTTGTACAACTGAGGATTCATAGAATGTCTTATCCTCTATTGTAGCACGGTATACATATTCAGAGGTAACTGCATTTTGAGCTGCTTGTTGAAATCGATATAAAATTGATTCCACACTTTCCTGTAAAGATAATCCAAATACAAATAATAGTTGATTCTCCG
This DNA window, taken from Pontibacillus yanchengensis, encodes the following:
- a CDS encoding cyclic-di-AMP receptor, producing the protein MKLVLAVIQDKDSNRLTDALAENNYKTTKLSTSGGFLKEGNTTLMIGVEDHLVDDVLNVIRDNCSQRDQMVAPISPMGGNADSYIPKPVKVEVGGATVFVMPVDSFFQF
- the tmk gene encoding dTMP kinase, with amino-acid sequence MSGCFITFEGGEGAGKSSILQALQKRLYQEGYDTMATREPGGIEISEKIRQIILNPSHTAMDGRTEALLYAAARRQHLVEKVVPALRGGQVVLCDRFIDSSLAYQGYARGLGVEEVYKINEFAVENCMPDITLFFDLSPEEGINRIAENKLREQNRLDLEDLTFHHTVYEAYQKLINRFSERIKVVNANQSFDKVLEDVYNIVLPYVHT